From a single Drosophila sulfurigaster albostrigata strain 15112-1811.04 chromosome 3, ASM2355843v2, whole genome shotgun sequence genomic region:
- the LOC133841099 gene encoding far upstream element-binding protein 2 isoform X1: MSDFQTQQASLSQSQALAAAIQRAKQVRRREAALVEPLPIEKAPLSIAAKIQPNQQQQSQGGGGDSGGPSGAGGGGGSNNFKRHNDDGDSGPDCKRSFGSPDYGQNNSNMSSGSGGGGGGGANMTQAIAQAAAVAARLAAWPASTCEEQVRVPESIVNAFVGRNGSDTLSHLEAESGAKLELMQDQERVITLRGTRESCTKGRDMLQQMANRNGGSGNCEVLLTINMPPPGPGGYPPYQEIMIPGAKVGLVIGKGGDTIKQLQEKTGARMIIIQDGPNQEVIKPLRISGVPQKVEHAKQMVLDLIAQKDALAQQQQGGRSGGGGGSGGGGGGSDQGFNNFNNGNGGESVEVFVPKIAVGVVIGKGGDMIRKIQTECGCKLQFIQGKNDEMGDRRCVIQGTRQQVEDAKRTIDGLIENVMQRNGMNRNGSNGGGGGGQAGGDSNNSNYGYGYGVNHAQGGREEITFLVPASKCGIVIGRGGETIKLINQQSGAHTEMDRNASNPPNEKLFKSKGTTDQVEAARQMISEKINMELTVISRKPISGGGGGGGGSNNAHHNQQQGGYGNQMQGGDPNAAAAAAAYQQQQQQPWGAYGQQGGWDPASAQQQQQMAMAGQGQPGAAAGAGGQDYSAQWIEYYKQIGCHREAEMIEQQMKAKLATGASGPSQQTPQQQAQPQQQQQSAAGGADYSAQWAEYYRSVGKIEEAEAIEKTLKAKQNGAGAGGNSAPNASQGGPNPGQQQPNAAAAAAAAAAAGGYAQGMTPSQYAQYSQYYAAAAAAGHPQGAPQPQGGGAGGGGGQGGGPPAGYPGGYPGGGYGGYPGGPGGGPGQQQQQQKSHKNDKH; this comes from the exons ATGAGTGATTTTCAGACACAGCAGGCGAGTTTAAGTCAATCGCAGGCATTGGCAGCTGCCATACAGCGTGCCAAGCAGGTAAGAAGAAGAGAGGCAGCCCTAGTCGAGCCGCTTCCAATAGAAAAGGCGCCATTATCG ATTGCCGCGAAAATTCAAccaaatcagcagcaacagtcacaaGGAGGTGGTGGTGATAGCGGTGGTCCATCCGGTGCGGGAGGCGGCGGCGGAAGCAACAACTTTAAGCGACAtaacgacgacggcgacagTGGGCCTGATTGCAAACGGTCCTTTGGCAGTCCGGACTACGGCCAAAACAACTCGAACatgagcagcggcagcggaggaggcggcggcggtggcgcgAATATGACGCAAGCCATTGCTCAAGCAGCGGCGGTGGCTGCTCGACTGGCTGCCTGGCCAGCGTCCACGTGCGAAGAGCAAGTTCGAGTGCCTGAGAGCATTGTGAATGCATTTGTCGGACGCAACGGGAGCGACACGTTGAGTCATCTGGAAGCTGAGTCGGGAGCCAAATTGGAACTGATGCAGGATCAGGAGCGTGTAATCACGTTGCGCGGTACACGGGAGAGCTGTACCAAGGGGCGCGATATGCTGCAGCAAATGGCCAATCGCAATGGTGGCAGTGGTAACTGTGAAGTGCTGCTGACTATCAATATGCCGCCACCAGGGCCGGGAGGGTATCCGCCTTATCAGGAGATTATGATACCCGGCGCCAAGGTGGGTCTGGTGATAGGCAAGGGAGGCGACACAATTAAGCAGCTGCAGGAAAAGACGGGCGCACGCATGATCATCATACAGGATGGACCCAATCAGGAGGTCATTAAACCACTGCGTATTTCGGGTGTGCCTCAGAAAGTGGAACATGCCAAACAGATGGTCTTAGATCTGATTGCGCAAAAGGATGCGcttgcccagcagcagcagggcgGACGCAGCGGCGGAGGTGGCGGCAGCGGTGGTGGAGGTGGTGGCTCCGATCAGGGTTTCAATAACTTCAACAATGGCAATGGTGGTGAAAGCGTTGAGGTCTTTGTTCCCAAGATTGCCGTTGGTGTTGTGATCGGCAAGGGCGGTGATATGATACGTAAAATTCAAACAGAATGCGGATGCAAGCTGCAGTTCATCCAGGGCAAGAACGATGAGATGGGCGATCGCCGTTGTGTCATCCAAGGCACGCGACAGCAGGTTGAGGATGCCAAACGTACAATTGATGGGCTCATTGAAAATGTGATG CAACGCAACGGAATGAATCGTAATGGCAGCAATGGCGGAGGCGGCGGTGGCCAAGCCGGTGGAGATTCGAATAACTCCAACTATGGTTATGGCTATGGCGTGAATCATGCTCAAGGTGGTCGCGAGGAGATCACGTTTCTGGTGCCCGCCTCTAAATGCGGT ATTGTTATTGGCCGCGGTGGTGAGACCATTAAGCTCATCAATCAGCAGTCCGGAGCTCATACAGAAATGGATCGTAATGCCAGCAATCCGCCCAACGAGAAGCTTTTCAAATCGAAGGGCACCACAGATCAGGTTGAGGCTGCACGTCAAATGATATCCGAAAAGATCAATATGGAACTGACAGTCATCTCACGCAAGCCCATTagcggaggcggcggcggtggtggaggCTCTAACAATGCCCACCACAATCAACAACAAGGCGGCTATGGCAACCAAATGCAGGGTGGCGATCCCAATgcagccgccgcagcagccgcctatcaacagcagcagcaacagccctGGGGTGCCTATGGTCAGCAAGGCGGCTGGGATCCAGCCTCtgcccaacagcaacagcagatgGCCATGGCAGGTCAAGGTCAGCCAGGCGCAGCAGCCGGTGCTGGTGGTCAGGACTACTCCGCACAATGGATCGAATACTACAA ACAAATCGGCTGTCATCGTGAGGCTGAAATGATTGAGCAGCAAATGAAGGCTAAACTGGCGACCGGTGCTTCGGGTCCCAGTCAACAGACACCACAACAACAGGCGCAacctcaacagcagcaacaaagcgcAGCCGGAGGCGCTGACTACAGCGCACAGTGGGCGGAATACTATCGCAGTGTGGGTAAAATCGAGGAAGCAGAAGCCATTGAGAAAACCCTGAAAGCCAAG CAAAATGGAGCCGGGGCTGGCGGCAATAGTGCACCGAACGCAAGCCAAGGCGGACCGAATCCCggtcaacagcagccaaatgcagcggctgcagcagccgctgctgcagcggccGGTGGCTATGCCCAAGGTATGACTCCTAGCCAATATGCACAATATTCACAGTATTAt
- the LOC133841099 gene encoding far upstream element-binding protein 2 isoform X3: MSDFQTQQASLSQSQALAAAIQRAKQIAAKIQPNQQQQSQGGGGDSGGPSGAGGGGGSNNFKRHNDDGDSGPDCKRSFGSPDYGQNNSNMSSGSGGGGGGGANMTQAIAQAAAVAARLAAWPASTCEEQVRVPESIVNAFVGRNGSDTLSHLEAESGAKLELMQDQERVITLRGTRESCTKGRDMLQQMANRNGGSGNCEVLLTINMPPPGPGGYPPYQEIMIPGAKVGLVIGKGGDTIKQLQEKTGARMIIIQDGPNQEVIKPLRISGVPQKVEHAKQMVLDLIAQKDALAQQQQGGRSGGGGGSGGGGGGSDQGFNNFNNGNGGESVEVFVPKIAVGVVIGKGGDMIRKIQTECGCKLQFIQGKNDEMGDRRCVIQGTRQQVEDAKRTIDGLIENVMQRNGMNRNGSNGGGGGGQAGGDSNNSNYGYGYGVNHAQGGREEITFLVPASKCGIVIGRGGETIKLINQQSGAHTEMDRNASNPPNEKLFKSKGTTDQVEAARQMISEKINMELTVISRKPISGGGGGGGGSNNAHHNQQQGGYGNQMQGGDPNAAAAAAAYQQQQQQPWGAYGQQGGWDPASAQQQQQMAMAGQGQPGAAAGAGGQDYSAQWIEYYKQIGCHREAEMIEQQMKAKLATGASGPSQQTPQQQAQPQQQQQSAAGGADYSAQWAEYYRSVGKIEEAEAIEKTLKAKQNGAGAGGNSAPNASQGGPNPGQQQPNAAAAAAAAAAAGGYAQGMTPSQYAQYSQYYAAAAAAGHPQGAPQPQGGGAGGGGGQGGGPPAGYPGGYPGGGYGGYPGGPGGGPGQQQQQQKSHKNDKH, translated from the exons ATGAGTGATTTTCAGACACAGCAGGCGAGTTTAAGTCAATCGCAGGCATTGGCAGCTGCCATACAGCGTGCCAAGCAG ATTGCCGCGAAAATTCAAccaaatcagcagcaacagtcacaaGGAGGTGGTGGTGATAGCGGTGGTCCATCCGGTGCGGGAGGCGGCGGCGGAAGCAACAACTTTAAGCGACAtaacgacgacggcgacagTGGGCCTGATTGCAAACGGTCCTTTGGCAGTCCGGACTACGGCCAAAACAACTCGAACatgagcagcggcagcggaggaggcggcggcggtggcgcgAATATGACGCAAGCCATTGCTCAAGCAGCGGCGGTGGCTGCTCGACTGGCTGCCTGGCCAGCGTCCACGTGCGAAGAGCAAGTTCGAGTGCCTGAGAGCATTGTGAATGCATTTGTCGGACGCAACGGGAGCGACACGTTGAGTCATCTGGAAGCTGAGTCGGGAGCCAAATTGGAACTGATGCAGGATCAGGAGCGTGTAATCACGTTGCGCGGTACACGGGAGAGCTGTACCAAGGGGCGCGATATGCTGCAGCAAATGGCCAATCGCAATGGTGGCAGTGGTAACTGTGAAGTGCTGCTGACTATCAATATGCCGCCACCAGGGCCGGGAGGGTATCCGCCTTATCAGGAGATTATGATACCCGGCGCCAAGGTGGGTCTGGTGATAGGCAAGGGAGGCGACACAATTAAGCAGCTGCAGGAAAAGACGGGCGCACGCATGATCATCATACAGGATGGACCCAATCAGGAGGTCATTAAACCACTGCGTATTTCGGGTGTGCCTCAGAAAGTGGAACATGCCAAACAGATGGTCTTAGATCTGATTGCGCAAAAGGATGCGcttgcccagcagcagcagggcgGACGCAGCGGCGGAGGTGGCGGCAGCGGTGGTGGAGGTGGTGGCTCCGATCAGGGTTTCAATAACTTCAACAATGGCAATGGTGGTGAAAGCGTTGAGGTCTTTGTTCCCAAGATTGCCGTTGGTGTTGTGATCGGCAAGGGCGGTGATATGATACGTAAAATTCAAACAGAATGCGGATGCAAGCTGCAGTTCATCCAGGGCAAGAACGATGAGATGGGCGATCGCCGTTGTGTCATCCAAGGCACGCGACAGCAGGTTGAGGATGCCAAACGTACAATTGATGGGCTCATTGAAAATGTGATG CAACGCAACGGAATGAATCGTAATGGCAGCAATGGCGGAGGCGGCGGTGGCCAAGCCGGTGGAGATTCGAATAACTCCAACTATGGTTATGGCTATGGCGTGAATCATGCTCAAGGTGGTCGCGAGGAGATCACGTTTCTGGTGCCCGCCTCTAAATGCGGT ATTGTTATTGGCCGCGGTGGTGAGACCATTAAGCTCATCAATCAGCAGTCCGGAGCTCATACAGAAATGGATCGTAATGCCAGCAATCCGCCCAACGAGAAGCTTTTCAAATCGAAGGGCACCACAGATCAGGTTGAGGCTGCACGTCAAATGATATCCGAAAAGATCAATATGGAACTGACAGTCATCTCACGCAAGCCCATTagcggaggcggcggcggtggtggaggCTCTAACAATGCCCACCACAATCAACAACAAGGCGGCTATGGCAACCAAATGCAGGGTGGCGATCCCAATgcagccgccgcagcagccgcctatcaacagcagcagcaacagccctGGGGTGCCTATGGTCAGCAAGGCGGCTGGGATCCAGCCTCtgcccaacagcaacagcagatgGCCATGGCAGGTCAAGGTCAGCCAGGCGCAGCAGCCGGTGCTGGTGGTCAGGACTACTCCGCACAATGGATCGAATACTACAA ACAAATCGGCTGTCATCGTGAGGCTGAAATGATTGAGCAGCAAATGAAGGCTAAACTGGCGACCGGTGCTTCGGGTCCCAGTCAACAGACACCACAACAACAGGCGCAacctcaacagcagcaacaaagcgcAGCCGGAGGCGCTGACTACAGCGCACAGTGGGCGGAATACTATCGCAGTGTGGGTAAAATCGAGGAAGCAGAAGCCATTGAGAAAACCCTGAAAGCCAAG CAAAATGGAGCCGGGGCTGGCGGCAATAGTGCACCGAACGCAAGCCAAGGCGGACCGAATCCCggtcaacagcagccaaatgcagcggctgcagcagccgctgctgcagcggccGGTGGCTATGCCCAAGGTATGACTCCTAGCCAATATGCACAATATTCACAGTATTAt
- the LOC133841099 gene encoding far upstream element-binding protein 2 isoform X2, giving the protein MSDFQTQQASLSQSQALAAAIQRAKQVRRREAALVEPLPIEKAPLSIAAKIQPNQQQQSQGGGGDSGGPSGAGGGGGSNNFKRHNDDGDSGPDCKRSFGSPDYGQNNSNMSSGSGGGGGGGANMTQAIAQAAAVAARLAAWPASTCEEQVRVPESIVNAFVGRNGSDTLSHLEAESGAKLELMQDQERVITLRGTRESCTKGRDMLQQMANRNGGSGNCEVLLTINMPPPGPGGYPPYQEIMIPGAKVGLVIGKGGDTIKQLQEKTGARMIIIQDGPNQEVIKPLRISGVPQKVEHAKQMVLDLIAQKDALAQQQQGGRSGGGGGSGGGGGGSDQGFNNFNNGNGGESVEVFVPKIAVGVVIGKGGDMIRKIQTECGCKLQFIQGKNDEMGDRRCVIQGTRQQVEDAKRTIDGLIENVMQRNGMNRNGSNGGGGGGQAGGDSNNSNYGYGYGVNHAQGGREEITFLVPASKCGIVIGRGGETIKLINQQSGAHTEMDRNASNPPNEKLFKSKGTTDQVEAARQMISEKINMELTVISRKPISGGGGGGGGSNNAHHNQQQGGYGNQMQGGDPNAAAAAAAYQQQQQQPWGAYGQQGGWDPASAQQQQQMAMAGQGQPGAAAGAGGQDYSAQWIEYYKQIGCHREAEMIEQQMKAKLATGASGPSQQTPQQQAQPQQQQQSAAGGADYSAQWAEYYRSVGKIEEAEAIEKTLKAKQNGAGAGGNSAPNASQGGPNPGQQQPNAAAAAAAAAAAGGYAQAAAAGHPQGAPQPQGGGAGGGGGQGGGPPAGYPGGYPGGGYGGYPGGPGGGPGQQQQQQKSHKNDKH; this is encoded by the exons ATGAGTGATTTTCAGACACAGCAGGCGAGTTTAAGTCAATCGCAGGCATTGGCAGCTGCCATACAGCGTGCCAAGCAGGTAAGAAGAAGAGAGGCAGCCCTAGTCGAGCCGCTTCCAATAGAAAAGGCGCCATTATCG ATTGCCGCGAAAATTCAAccaaatcagcagcaacagtcacaaGGAGGTGGTGGTGATAGCGGTGGTCCATCCGGTGCGGGAGGCGGCGGCGGAAGCAACAACTTTAAGCGACAtaacgacgacggcgacagTGGGCCTGATTGCAAACGGTCCTTTGGCAGTCCGGACTACGGCCAAAACAACTCGAACatgagcagcggcagcggaggaggcggcggcggtggcgcgAATATGACGCAAGCCATTGCTCAAGCAGCGGCGGTGGCTGCTCGACTGGCTGCCTGGCCAGCGTCCACGTGCGAAGAGCAAGTTCGAGTGCCTGAGAGCATTGTGAATGCATTTGTCGGACGCAACGGGAGCGACACGTTGAGTCATCTGGAAGCTGAGTCGGGAGCCAAATTGGAACTGATGCAGGATCAGGAGCGTGTAATCACGTTGCGCGGTACACGGGAGAGCTGTACCAAGGGGCGCGATATGCTGCAGCAAATGGCCAATCGCAATGGTGGCAGTGGTAACTGTGAAGTGCTGCTGACTATCAATATGCCGCCACCAGGGCCGGGAGGGTATCCGCCTTATCAGGAGATTATGATACCCGGCGCCAAGGTGGGTCTGGTGATAGGCAAGGGAGGCGACACAATTAAGCAGCTGCAGGAAAAGACGGGCGCACGCATGATCATCATACAGGATGGACCCAATCAGGAGGTCATTAAACCACTGCGTATTTCGGGTGTGCCTCAGAAAGTGGAACATGCCAAACAGATGGTCTTAGATCTGATTGCGCAAAAGGATGCGcttgcccagcagcagcagggcgGACGCAGCGGCGGAGGTGGCGGCAGCGGTGGTGGAGGTGGTGGCTCCGATCAGGGTTTCAATAACTTCAACAATGGCAATGGTGGTGAAAGCGTTGAGGTCTTTGTTCCCAAGATTGCCGTTGGTGTTGTGATCGGCAAGGGCGGTGATATGATACGTAAAATTCAAACAGAATGCGGATGCAAGCTGCAGTTCATCCAGGGCAAGAACGATGAGATGGGCGATCGCCGTTGTGTCATCCAAGGCACGCGACAGCAGGTTGAGGATGCCAAACGTACAATTGATGGGCTCATTGAAAATGTGATG CAACGCAACGGAATGAATCGTAATGGCAGCAATGGCGGAGGCGGCGGTGGCCAAGCCGGTGGAGATTCGAATAACTCCAACTATGGTTATGGCTATGGCGTGAATCATGCTCAAGGTGGTCGCGAGGAGATCACGTTTCTGGTGCCCGCCTCTAAATGCGGT ATTGTTATTGGCCGCGGTGGTGAGACCATTAAGCTCATCAATCAGCAGTCCGGAGCTCATACAGAAATGGATCGTAATGCCAGCAATCCGCCCAACGAGAAGCTTTTCAAATCGAAGGGCACCACAGATCAGGTTGAGGCTGCACGTCAAATGATATCCGAAAAGATCAATATGGAACTGACAGTCATCTCACGCAAGCCCATTagcggaggcggcggcggtggtggaggCTCTAACAATGCCCACCACAATCAACAACAAGGCGGCTATGGCAACCAAATGCAGGGTGGCGATCCCAATgcagccgccgcagcagccgcctatcaacagcagcagcaacagccctGGGGTGCCTATGGTCAGCAAGGCGGCTGGGATCCAGCCTCtgcccaacagcaacagcagatgGCCATGGCAGGTCAAGGTCAGCCAGGCGCAGCAGCCGGTGCTGGTGGTCAGGACTACTCCGCACAATGGATCGAATACTACAA ACAAATCGGCTGTCATCGTGAGGCTGAAATGATTGAGCAGCAAATGAAGGCTAAACTGGCGACCGGTGCTTCGGGTCCCAGTCAACAGACACCACAACAACAGGCGCAacctcaacagcagcaacaaagcgcAGCCGGAGGCGCTGACTACAGCGCACAGTGGGCGGAATACTATCGCAGTGTGGGTAAAATCGAGGAAGCAGAAGCCATTGAGAAAACCCTGAAAGCCAAG CAAAATGGAGCCGGGGCTGGCGGCAATAGTGCACCGAACGCAAGCCAAGGCGGACCGAATCCCggtcaacagcagccaaatgcagcggctgcagcagccgctgctgcagcggccGGTGGCTATGCCCAAG
- the LOC133841110 gene encoding transmembrane protein 14 homolog — protein sequence MPVDWFGYVYAATVAAGGIMGYAKAGSIPSLGAGLAFGALLGYGAHMNSQNPPRPLLQLGTSLLLAGIMGARWNRSGKLMPAGVVCMLSVAALVKNLVQNNRYLLPVPTKGT from the exons atgCCTGTTGACTGGTTTGGTTATGTATACGCTGCCACAGTTGCCGCTGGCGGCATTATGGGCTATGCTAAGGCTG GTTCTATACCCTCACTGGGAGCAGGTCTTGCCTTTGGCGCTCTATTGGGTTATGGCGCTCACATGAACTCCCAGAATCCACCTCGCCCTCTGTTGCAATTGGGAACGTCTTTGTTATTGGCTGGCATTATGGGAGCACGTTGGAATCGTTCGGGAAAACTCATGCCAGCTGGAGTTGTTTGCATGCTTTCTGTGGCTGCTCTGGTCAAGAACTTGGTACAAAATAATCGCTACTTGTTGCCAGTGCCTACCAAAGGTACTTAA